A genomic segment from Glycine max cultivar Williams 82 chromosome 1, Glycine_max_v4.0, whole genome shotgun sequence encodes:
- the LOC100778220 gene encoding transcription factor RADIALIS: MSTEFSLCSNLKAMTSYTLSSPNTSLRWTTEKNKLFENALAIYDKDTPERWNNIAMFVGGTTEVEVKRQYEILLEDIKNIESGKVPLPDYTRNAGCGKLNISSAEQRLRDLKLR; this comes from the exons ATGTCCACAGAATTTTCCCTTTGTTCCAATCTGAAAGCAATGACATCCTACACACTTTCTTCTCCTAACACCAGTCTAAGATGGACAACTGAGAAGAACAAACTGTTTGAGAATGCCTTGGCAATATATGACAAGGATACCCCTGAGCGTTGGAACAACATAGCCATGTTTGTTGGAGGCACAACTGAAGTTGAAGTCAAGAGACAATATGAGATACTCCTAGAGGACATCAAAAACATTGAATCGGGCAAGGTTCCACTCCCTGATTACACGAGAAATGCTGGATGTGGCAAACTAAACATCAGCAGTGCAGAACAAAG GCTGAGGGATTTAAAACTCAGATGA